One genomic region from Pyrinomonadaceae bacterium encodes:
- the metK gene encoding methionine adenosyltransferase — protein sequence MENHNGTLFTSESVTEGHPDKIADQISDAILDAALTDDSASRVACETLLTTGLVIIAGEITTKAQIDYQGIARRVIGEIGYTSSKYGFDNETCSVLCAIHQQSPDIAMGVDTGGAGDQGLMFGYACNETPELMPLPIQLAHRLAERLTDARKSGQLPYLLPDGKSQVTVEYRDGRPFRVDAVVISSQHLAEVENDQLRAEIGEHVIRHTVPSDLMDDGTKYHINPTGKFVIGGPHGDSGLTGRKIIVDTYGGYAPHGGGAFSGKDPTKVDRSAAYMARYIAKNIVSAGLADKCQVQLAYAIGVAEPVSVYVDTQGTGRISEVALAKLVREHFPLTPKEIISELKLRRPVYRQTAAYGHFGRSGDGFTWEETDKAEALRTAGDALSSAARV from the coding sequence TTGGAAAATCATAACGGAACTTTGTTTACTTCTGAGTCGGTCACTGAGGGCCACCCCGACAAGATCGCGGACCAGATATCTGACGCCATTCTTGACGCCGCTTTAACGGACGATTCGGCTTCCCGGGTTGCGTGTGAGACGCTTTTGACGACCGGCCTGGTCATCATTGCCGGCGAGATCACCACTAAAGCCCAAATCGACTACCAAGGTATCGCCCGCCGTGTCATCGGCGAGATCGGCTACACGAGCTCCAAGTACGGCTTCGACAACGAAACCTGCAGCGTCCTTTGCGCGATTCATCAGCAGTCGCCCGACATCGCCATGGGCGTGGATACCGGCGGCGCCGGCGACCAGGGCTTAATGTTCGGGTATGCCTGCAATGAGACGCCTGAGCTGATGCCGCTGCCGATTCAATTGGCACACCGCTTGGCTGAACGGCTGACCGACGCGCGCAAGTCCGGCCAGCTTCCTTATCTTCTTCCGGACGGAAAGTCTCAGGTCACGGTTGAGTACCGCGACGGACGCCCGTTCCGGGTGGACGCTGTCGTTATTTCGTCGCAGCACCTGGCTGAGGTTGAGAACGATCAGCTGCGCGCTGAGATTGGCGAACACGTTATCAGACACACTGTGCCGAGCGATTTGATGGATGACGGCACGAAATATCACATTAATCCCACCGGCAAGTTCGTCATCGGCGGTCCGCATGGCGATTCCGGTCTTACTGGTCGCAAGATTATTGTCGATACCTACGGCGGCTATGCGCCGCATGGTGGCGGCGCCTTCTCAGGCAAGGATCCGACAAAGGTCGATCGCTCAGCCGCGTACATGGCTCGCTATATCGCCAAGAATATTGTCTCTGCTGGCCTGGCTGATAAATGCCAAGTGCAACTCGCTTACGCGATCGGCGTGGCTGAGCCTGTCTCGGTTTACGTCGACACGCAAGGCACGGGTCGAATTAGCGAAGTCGCTCTAGCTAAACTCGTGCGCGAGCACTTCCCTCTTACTCCGAAGGAAATTATTAGTGAGCTTAAGCTGCGCCGGCCCGTTTATCGCCAGACGGCCGCGTATGGCCACTTCGGGCGTTCGGGTGATGGCTTCACGTGGGAAGAGACAGACAAGGCGGAAGCCCTGCGCACGGCCGGTGATGCTCTAAGCTCTGCCGCTCGGGTCTAG
- the ahcY gene encoding adenosylhomocysteinase, translating to MSTAMPAMEHDVKDLSLAADGKRRIDWAEREMPVLRLIRERFAAEQPLKGVRLVACAHITTETANLARALQAGGAESMLIASNPLSTQDDVAASLVADYGIPVYAMKGESTDTYRRHVQTALEFEPDIIIDDGSDVVATMIKEKPELKNKIVGTTEETTTGIVRLEAMAKAGVLTFPSIAVNNAQTKHFFDNRYGTGQSTLDGIIRATNILLAGRTLVVVGYGWCGKGVALRARGMGSNVVVTEIDPIKAVEAVMDGFRVMPISAAASVGDIFVTVTGNRHVIDGEHFASMKDGAIVCNSGHFDLELNLVALREQSEGEPTHVRPFVQEYRRKDGRRVMVLGEGRLINLAAAEGHPASVMDMSFANQALSVEYLVKNKGKLDPGVHLLPPEVDQEIASLKLRALGISIDTLTAEQLEYMSSWETGT from the coding sequence ATGAGTACTGCTATGCCCGCAATGGAACATGACGTTAAAGATCTTTCGCTCGCGGCCGACGGCAAACGCCGCATCGACTGGGCGGAACGCGAGATGCCCGTACTGCGCTTGATTCGCGAACGCTTTGCCGCCGAGCAGCCTTTGAAGGGCGTCCGCTTGGTTGCTTGTGCGCACATCACGACCGAGACGGCGAACCTTGCGCGCGCGTTGCAAGCCGGCGGCGCCGAATCAATGCTGATCGCGTCGAACCCCCTTTCGACTCAGGACGACGTCGCCGCGTCGCTGGTAGCCGACTATGGCATTCCGGTTTACGCGATGAAGGGCGAGTCCACCGATACCTATCGCCGTCACGTGCAAACAGCGCTCGAGTTTGAACCCGACATCATCATCGACGACGGCTCAGACGTAGTGGCCACGATGATCAAGGAAAAGCCTGAGCTTAAGAACAAGATCGTCGGCACCACCGAAGAGACGACCACCGGAATCGTTCGCCTCGAAGCAATGGCAAAAGCCGGCGTGCTGACCTTTCCTTCGATTGCCGTCAATAACGCACAGACCAAGCACTTCTTCGACAATCGTTACGGCACGGGCCAATCGACGCTCGACGGCATCATTCGCGCGACAAACATTTTGCTGGCCGGCCGCACGCTGGTGGTGGTTGGTTATGGCTGGTGCGGAAAAGGTGTCGCGTTGCGCGCCCGCGGCATGGGCTCGAATGTCGTGGTTACTGAAATCGATCCCATCAAGGCCGTCGAAGCAGTGATGGATGGTTTCCGCGTGATGCCGATCTCAGCCGCGGCCAGCGTCGGCGACATCTTTGTTACGGTCACCGGGAATCGCCACGTAATTGACGGCGAACATTTTGCTTCGATGAAAGACGGCGCGATCGTCTGTAACAGTGGCCACTTCGATCTCGAACTGAATCTGGTGGCGCTGCGCGAGCAGTCCGAAGGCGAACCAACGCATGTTCGCCCCTTCGTTCAGGAATACCGAAGGAAGGATGGCCGGCGCGTCATGGTCCTTGGCGAAGGCCGTTTAATTAACCTCGCCGCCGCTGAAGGCCACCCGGCCAGCGTGATGGACATGAGCTTTGCAAATCAGGCGCTTTCGGTTGAGTACCTGGTGAAGAACAAAGGCAAGCTCGATCCGGGCGTGCACCTTCTGCCGCCGGAAGTCGATCAGGAAATCGCGAGCCTAAAGCTGCGCGCGCTCGGAATTTCCATCGATACGCTTACCGCCGAACAACTCGAATACATGTCGAGCTGGGAAACAGGAACTTAG